A genomic segment from Luteolibacter ambystomatis encodes:
- the rpsP gene encoding 30S ribosomal protein S16, whose protein sequence is MAVALRLNRQGTKDRPYYKIVAVDSRKRRDGRYIEQIGTYDPLKEGANYDLDLEKADKWLAVGAQASETVASIIRKSRTAASK, encoded by the coding sequence ATGGCCGTAGCTCTCCGACTCAATCGCCAAGGCACCAAGGACCGCCCGTACTACAAAATCGTCGCTGTGGACAGCCGCAAGCGCCGTGACGGTCGTTACATCGAGCAGATCGGCACCTACGACCCGCTCAAGGAAGGTGCCAACTACGACCTCGACCTCGAGAAGGCCGACAAGTGGCTCGCCGTGGGTGCCCAGGCCTCCGAAACCGTGGCCAGCATCATCCGCAAGTCCCGCACCGCCGCTTCCAAGTAA
- a CDS encoding phosphotransferase enzyme family protein yields MVPFTSPVREIDPIVQEAVSAIGSQFAIGGEFVFGEEIQSGHINSTYRATYELPDGSRQRYILQRINDSVFKDPHAVMRNIECVTRHINWKVLRVKKDLGGQTLNLYPARGGHFWAEAQCGGLWRCYNFIEGCLTYDVVENTRQAYQAARAFASFQDLVCDLAPAEIVETIPNFHDTRKRYQRLLEVAVADPLGRLESVRAEFDFIRARGDITGRLLDLRDSDAIPVRITHNDTKINNVMIDSESDEAVCVIDLDTVMPGLSLYDFGDLVRSATSPAAEDETDLSKVQMQMPMFEALTEGFLDAAGGFLNETEVAHMVFAGKLMTLEVGIRFLTDHLEGDVYFKTHRPNHNLDRCRTQLKLVELIEEQEEAMEKFVRKVWKGKR; encoded by the coding sequence ATGGTTCCTTTCACCTCTCCGGTCCGCGAAATCGATCCCATCGTCCAGGAAGCCGTCAGTGCGATCGGCAGCCAGTTCGCGATCGGCGGGGAATTCGTCTTTGGCGAGGAAATCCAGAGCGGCCACATCAACTCCACCTATCGGGCGACCTACGAATTGCCGGACGGTTCACGCCAGCGCTATATCCTGCAGCGGATCAATGACAGCGTCTTCAAGGACCCGCATGCGGTGATGCGGAACATTGAATGCGTGACGCGGCACATCAACTGGAAGGTGCTGCGGGTGAAGAAGGACCTGGGCGGCCAGACGCTGAACCTGTATCCGGCGCGCGGCGGCCATTTCTGGGCGGAGGCACAATGTGGCGGGCTGTGGCGCTGTTACAATTTCATCGAGGGCTGCCTGACCTACGATGTGGTGGAAAACACCCGCCAAGCCTATCAGGCGGCGCGGGCCTTCGCGTCCTTCCAGGATCTGGTGTGCGACCTCGCGCCTGCGGAGATTGTGGAGACGATCCCGAATTTCCACGACACGCGGAAACGCTACCAGCGGCTGCTGGAAGTGGCGGTGGCGGATCCCTTGGGGCGGTTGGAGTCCGTTCGTGCGGAGTTCGATTTCATCCGCGCCCGCGGTGACATCACCGGTCGCCTGCTGGATCTGCGCGACTCGGATGCGATTCCAGTGCGCATCACCCACAATGACACCAAGATCAACAATGTGATGATCGACTCGGAAAGCGACGAGGCGGTGTGCGTGATCGACCTGGACACGGTGATGCCGGGGCTTTCGCTGTATGACTTCGGCGACTTGGTGCGTTCCGCAACGAGTCCTGCGGCGGAGGATGAGACGGATTTGTCGAAAGTGCAGATGCAGATGCCGATGTTCGAGGCGCTGACGGAAGGATTCCTGGATGCGGCGGGCGGTTTTCTCAATGAGACCGAGGTGGCCCACATGGTTTTCGCCGGGAAGCTGATGACGCTGGAGGTGGGCATCCGTTTCCTGACGGATCATCTGGAAGGCGACGTGTATTTCAAAACCCACCGCCCGAACCACAACCTCGACCGCTGCCGCACCCAGCTCAAACTGGTGGAGCTCATCGAGGAGCAGGAGGAGGCGATGGAGAAATTCGTCCGCAAGGTGTGGAAGGGGAAGCGGTGA
- the prfA gene encoding peptide chain release factor 1, with the protein MDYSALIAKRRLRFDELDAAVGNPDLFSNPKLATELLREHRKLRQTLDLWERHEDIQRQLADNEELAKSEDPDLSAMAAEEIPALQKESARLAEDLQYALLPADPNEDRDAMLEIRAGAGGDEASLFAAELMRMYQRHAELRGWKAEHLESSPSEVGGFKEVILKITGDEVFRFLKYESGVHRVQRVPATEAQGRIHTSTVTVAVMPEAEEVDVEIKADDLRIEVCRAGGAGGQHVNRTESAVQIFHLPTGIMVRCEDGRSQIQNKEKGLQILRTKLYEMKLREQQDAHSAHRRSLIGSGDRSEKIRTYNFPQSRVTDHRIGHTSHNLTGILDGDFFEFTHELQKTEMAERLAEAGL; encoded by the coding sequence ATGGATTACTCCGCTCTCATCGCCAAACGCCGCCTGCGCTTCGACGAACTCGATGCCGCCGTAGGCAATCCCGATCTCTTCTCGAATCCGAAGCTCGCCACCGAACTCCTCCGCGAGCACCGCAAGCTCCGCCAGACCCTCGACCTCTGGGAGCGCCACGAGGACATCCAGCGCCAGCTCGCCGACAACGAGGAGCTGGCAAAGAGCGAGGACCCCGACCTCTCCGCCATGGCCGCAGAGGAAATCCCCGCCCTCCAAAAGGAAAGCGCCCGGCTCGCCGAGGACCTCCAATACGCCCTCCTCCCCGCCGATCCCAACGAGGACCGGGATGCCATGCTGGAAATCCGCGCCGGTGCCGGTGGTGACGAGGCCTCTCTCTTTGCCGCGGAACTCATGCGCATGTACCAGCGCCACGCCGAACTCCGGGGCTGGAAAGCCGAGCACCTCGAAAGCAGTCCCTCCGAAGTCGGCGGCTTCAAGGAAGTCATCCTCAAGATCACCGGCGATGAGGTCTTCCGCTTCCTCAAGTACGAATCCGGCGTCCACCGCGTCCAGCGCGTCCCCGCCACCGAGGCACAAGGCCGCATCCACACCTCCACCGTCACCGTCGCCGTCATGCCGGAAGCCGAGGAAGTCGATGTCGAGATCAAGGCGGACGACCTCCGCATCGAGGTCTGCCGGGCCGGCGGTGCCGGTGGCCAGCACGTGAACCGCACCGAGTCCGCCGTGCAGATCTTCCACCTCCCCACCGGCATCATGGTTCGCTGCGAGGACGGCCGCTCCCAGATCCAGAACAAGGAAAAGGGCCTCCAGATCCTCCGCACCAAGCTCTATGAGATGAAGCTGCGCGAGCAACAGGACGCCCACTCCGCCCACCGCCGCTCGCTCATCGGCTCCGGCGACCGTTCGGAGAAAATCCGCACCTACAATTTCCCGCAATCGCGCGTCACCGACCACCGCATCGGCCACACCTCGCACAACCTCACCGGCATCCTCGACGGCGATTTCTTCGAGTTCACCCACGAACTCCAGAAAACCGAAATGGCCGAGCGCCTCGCGGAAGCGGGATTGTGA
- a CDS encoding cupin domain-containing protein gives MEVRSHAAQVPFTTKDGSTIRSLLDRANAPVENQSLAEATIPAGGATERHYHRASEEFYYLLEGRGIMEIDGESREVAPGDAILIPAGAWHQITAVEPLRFLCCCAPPYAHEDTFFE, from the coding sequence ATGGAAGTCCGATCCCACGCCGCGCAGGTTCCTTTCACCACCAAGGATGGCTCGACCATCCGCAGCCTGCTGGATCGGGCGAATGCGCCGGTGGAGAACCAGAGTCTGGCGGAGGCAACCATTCCGGCGGGTGGTGCGACCGAGCGGCACTACCACCGCGCCAGCGAGGAATTTTACTACCTGCTGGAAGGGCGGGGGATCATGGAGATCGATGGCGAATCCCGGGAGGTGGCCCCCGGCGATGCGATCCTGATCCCGGCCGGGGCCTGGCACCAGATCACGGCGGTGGAGCCGCTGCGGTTCCTGTGCTGCTGCGCGCCTCCGTACGCGCATGAGGACACGTTTTTCGAGTGA
- a CDS encoding histidine decarboxylase: MPPLPPEARTRLEAFYQHITEISPSLVGYPCSQDFDYPELAPFLRYPLNNCGDPFADSIYRENSFPFEREVIGVFQKHLRAPVDQTWGYVTSGGTEGNLYGLYLARELFPEGVVYFSEHTHYSAAKIVRVLGARSIMIRGQDNGEIDYDDLRETLRLHRDVPPILFANIGTTMHGAVDDLVKIRSILKELAITRHYIHADAALSGMILPWVARPQPFGFDAGIDSIAVSGHKFTGSPVPCGVVLARRSHTERVARSVEYVGVMDTTILGSRSALGPLVLWSAFQRWGEDGMRKRVAGCLEVADHAIARFHAAGLPAWRHENSITVVFPRPGDEVIRRWQIAPHEHIAHLITMPHVTRETVDQVVADVAASLRSRTGNSSGSADPPNPFHPRSSPDSLPISLL, translated from the coding sequence ATGCCGCCTCTGCCACCTGAGGCGCGGACACGACTGGAGGCCTTTTACCAGCACATCACGGAGATCTCACCTTCGCTCGTCGGTTACCCCTGCAGTCAGGATTTCGACTACCCGGAGCTCGCCCCTTTTCTCCGCTATCCGCTGAATAATTGCGGAGATCCCTTCGCGGATTCCATCTACCGGGAAAACTCCTTCCCCTTCGAGCGCGAGGTCATCGGTGTCTTCCAGAAACACCTCCGCGCCCCCGTCGATCAAACCTGGGGCTATGTCACCTCCGGCGGCACCGAGGGCAATCTCTACGGCCTCTACCTCGCCCGTGAACTCTTCCCGGAGGGAGTCGTCTATTTCTCCGAGCACACCCACTACTCCGCCGCGAAGATCGTCCGCGTGCTCGGTGCGCGCAGCATCATGATCCGCGGCCAGGACAACGGCGAGATCGACTACGACGATCTCCGCGAAACCCTCCGCCTCCACCGCGATGTCCCGCCCATCCTCTTCGCCAACATCGGCACCACCATGCACGGCGCGGTGGATGACCTCGTCAAGATCCGCTCCATCCTCAAGGAACTCGCCATCACCCGCCACTACATCCACGCGGATGCGGCCCTCTCCGGCATGATCCTGCCATGGGTCGCGCGGCCGCAGCCCTTCGGCTTCGATGCAGGCATCGACTCCATCGCCGTCTCCGGCCACAAGTTCACCGGCAGTCCCGTCCCCTGTGGTGTCGTCCTCGCCCGCCGTTCCCACACCGAGCGTGTCGCCCGCAGCGTGGAATACGTCGGCGTCATGGACACCACCATCCTCGGCAGCCGCAGCGCGCTCGGCCCGCTAGTCTTGTGGAGTGCCTTCCAGCGCTGGGGCGAGGACGGAATGCGCAAGCGCGTCGCCGGATGTCTGGAAGTCGCGGACCATGCCATCGCCCGCTTCCACGCCGCCGGACTTCCCGCCTGGCGGCATGAAAACTCCATCACCGTCGTCTTTCCCCGCCCGGGCGATGAAGTCATCCGCCGTTGGCAGATCGCTCCGCACGAACACATCGCCCACCTCATCACCATGCCCCACGTCACCCGCGAAACCGTCGACCAGGTTGTCGCCGACGTCGCCGCCTCTCTTCGTAGCCGGACTGGTAACAGTTCGGGCAGTGCCGACCCACCCAATCCTTTCCATCCTCGGTCTTCTCCCGATTCCCTTCCCATCTCTCTTCTCTGA
- a CDS encoding class I SAM-dependent methyltransferase codes for MQPRIPFRFPGIAADVERLRVKLREALSLSGSVASSPAAVLNLACGRADETGTLFAALAPARIGYYLGIDLLPGDIAEAAKRWQPETPDTRIEFRAGDASRTDRMRELPPFDLVFIRHQNYWHDAPVWDRLLQNALAALKPGGVLAITSYFDREHELALTSLKLRGAELLANLRHTESRTLDDAPNKSVDRHLAILRR; via the coding sequence ATGCAGCCCCGCATCCCCTTCCGCTTCCCCGGCATCGCCGCCGATGTGGAGCGCCTGCGGGTCAAGCTCCGGGAGGCTCTTTCCCTCTCCGGCTCTGTCGCCAGCTCTCCCGCCGCCGTGCTGAATCTCGCCTGCGGCCGTGCCGACGAAACCGGCACCCTCTTCGCCGCGCTCGCACCCGCCCGCATCGGTTACTATCTCGGCATCGACCTCCTGCCCGGAGACATCGCGGAGGCAGCCAAACGCTGGCAGCCGGAAACTCCGGACACCCGCATCGAGTTCCGCGCCGGAGATGCCTCCCGCACCGACCGCATGCGCGAGCTGCCACCCTTCGACCTGGTCTTCATCCGCCACCAGAACTACTGGCACGACGCTCCCGTGTGGGACCGTCTGCTCCAGAACGCCCTCGCCGCCCTCAAGCCCGGCGGCGTGCTGGCGATCACTTCCTACTTCGACCGCGAGCACGAACTGGCCCTCACCTCGCTCAAACTCCGCGGCGCGGAACTTCTCGCGAATCTCCGCCACACGGAGTCACGCACATTGGATGACGCCCCCAACAAATCCGTGGATCGTCACCTTGCCATACTGCGACGCTAA
- a CDS encoding 3-keto-disaccharide hydrolase has product MKIPFLFLALALPALAAEPNQLTPQEKADGFKLLFDGKTLDGWRNYKEEKPSDKTTVTDGAISIVKGSGNLISKEEFKDFEFRFQFKIAANGNSGIMWHVSEAKGQPYETGPEYQILDSLGTGYEHELKKGNIAGNFYDIIPGKKEWAKPVTEWSDGSIKVVGTKVTLTINGNTSADIDMASDEGKALLAKSKFANWPSFNKEPKGHLCLQEHGDAVSFRNLRIKELK; this is encoded by the coding sequence ATGAAGATCCCGTTTCTTTTCCTCGCCCTCGCCCTGCCCGCCTTGGCTGCTGAGCCGAACCAGCTCACACCCCAGGAGAAGGCAGATGGCTTCAAGCTCCTCTTCGACGGCAAGACCCTCGATGGCTGGCGCAACTACAAGGAGGAAAAACCCTCCGACAAGACCACCGTCACCGATGGCGCGATCTCGATCGTCAAGGGCAGCGGCAACCTGATCAGCAAGGAGGAGTTCAAGGATTTCGAATTCCGCTTCCAGTTCAAGATCGCCGCGAACGGCAACTCCGGCATCATGTGGCATGTTTCCGAGGCCAAGGGCCAGCCCTACGAAACCGGTCCGGAATACCAGATCCTCGATTCCCTCGGCACCGGCTACGAGCACGAGCTGAAGAAGGGCAACATCGCCGGCAACTTCTACGACATCATCCCCGGCAAGAAGGAATGGGCCAAGCCCGTCACCGAGTGGAGCGATGGCTCGATCAAGGTCGTCGGCACCAAGGTCACCCTCACCATCAACGGCAACACCAGCGCGGACATCGACATGGCCTCGGACGAGGGCAAGGCACTGCTCGCCAAGTCCAAATTCGCCAACTGGCCCTCCTTCAACAAGGAGCCGAAGGGCCACCTCTGCCTCCAGGAACACGGCGATGCCGTCTCCTTCCGCAACCTGCGGATCAAGGAACTGAAGTAA
- a CDS encoding MIP/aquaporin family protein: MKKLLVEFIGTFFLTLTVATAAVLGTGTPYAPFAIGSVLMVMIYAGGHVSGAHYNPAVSLAVYLRGRSSLQDLISYIVVQLLAGVAAVFVAKALVPGQGVDPLALKSTPTLISELLFTFALAWVVLSTATAKATSGNSNYGLAIGFTVLVGAITVGSISGGAFNPAVSTMLLVIGKLRIGDCWLHFLPQVLGAVVAAYAFKTTHPEDR, translated from the coding sequence ATGAAAAAGCTTCTGGTTGAATTCATCGGCACGTTTTTTCTGACACTCACCGTCGCCACGGCGGCAGTGCTCGGCACCGGCACGCCGTACGCCCCCTTTGCCATCGGCTCGGTACTGATGGTGATGATCTACGCAGGCGGCCATGTCTCCGGCGCCCACTACAATCCGGCGGTGTCGCTCGCGGTCTATCTGCGCGGCCGCAGTTCATTGCAGGACCTCATCTCCTACATTGTCGTCCAGCTTCTTGCCGGAGTGGCCGCCGTCTTCGTCGCGAAGGCGCTCGTCCCCGGGCAGGGAGTCGATCCTCTGGCGCTGAAGAGCACGCCCACCCTGATCTCGGAACTGCTGTTCACCTTCGCCCTCGCCTGGGTGGTGCTGAGCACCGCCACTGCCAAAGCCACCTCCGGAAACTCCAACTACGGCCTCGCCATCGGCTTCACGGTACTCGTTGGCGCGATCACGGTCGGCAGCATTTCCGGCGGGGCGTTCAATCCCGCCGTCAGCACCATGCTGCTCGTGATCGGAAAGCTCCGCATCGGCGACTGCTGGCTGCACTTCCTGCCGCAGGTGCTGGGAGCCGTGGTCGCGGCCTATGCCTTCAAGACGACGCATCCGGAGGATAGGTAG
- a CDS encoding nucleoside deaminase: MNQETHFLSSAIELAYANAAKGGRPFGALVVKEGEVIATGVNEILTTCDPTTHAEMQAIRHASQKLGSPDLRGCAVYASGHPCPMCMAAMRLCGVGEVAFAYSNEDGEPFGLSTAAVYAELARPFSQQSMKIRYVPVRLESRLDLYAEWKRLQSPRL; encoded by the coding sequence ATGAACCAAGAGACACATTTTCTGAGCAGTGCGATCGAACTGGCGTATGCGAATGCCGCGAAAGGTGGTCGTCCGTTCGGGGCGCTTGTGGTGAAGGAGGGGGAAGTCATCGCCACCGGCGTGAACGAGATCCTCACCACCTGCGATCCGACCACCCACGCGGAGATGCAGGCGATCCGCCATGCGAGCCAGAAACTCGGATCGCCCGATCTCCGGGGATGCGCCGTGTATGCCAGCGGCCATCCGTGCCCGATGTGCATGGCGGCGATGCGACTCTGTGGTGTGGGCGAGGTGGCATTTGCCTACTCGAATGAGGATGGAGAGCCGTTCGGATTGTCCACCGCCGCGGTGTATGCGGAATTGGCCAGGCCCTTTTCCCAGCAGTCGATGAAGATCCGCTACGTTCCGGTGCGCCTGGAATCGCGGCTGGATCTTTATGCGGAATGGAAGCGTTTGCAGAGTCCGCGGCTTTAG
- a CDS encoding RDD family protein, which produces MSADEQNPYAPPSSEPLPPPVAGSGRFLLASPWIRLGSAIIDGIINLAIFHVIRVAFSMFGVSPSWDRTGEGSREISYGMALLGVLIFYAVHWHWLSANGQTIGKKLVRIRIATMTGEKPSMTDLVIKRYGFISVLNFIPFVGAWIGLVDSLCIFRKNHRCLHDEIAGTQVVRIVE; this is translated from the coding sequence ATGAGCGCGGACGAGCAAAATCCCTACGCCCCACCTTCAAGCGAGCCCTTGCCTCCCCCGGTTGCAGGGAGCGGGCGGTTCCTCCTGGCGTCTCCGTGGATCCGCCTGGGAAGTGCCATCATCGACGGGATCATCAACTTGGCGATTTTCCACGTAATCCGCGTGGCGTTCTCCATGTTCGGAGTATCCCCATCATGGGATCGCACGGGCGAGGGCTCCCGTGAAATCAGCTATGGCATGGCGCTGCTGGGAGTCCTCATCTTCTATGCCGTTCACTGGCATTGGCTCAGTGCCAATGGCCAGACGATCGGCAAGAAGCTCGTTCGCATCCGGATCGCGACGATGACTGGCGAAAAGCCTTCCATGACCGACCTGGTCATCAAGCGGTATGGCTTCATCAGTGTGTTGAACTTCATCCCCTTCGTGGGCGCATGGATCGGCTTGGTGGATAGTCTCTGCATTTTCCGGAAGAATCACCGCTGTCTTCACGATGAGATCGCAGGCACCCAGGTGGTTCGAATCGTGGAGTAA
- a CDS encoding ACT domain-containing protein, whose translation MKEILILVPATRPGILADITGLLAERGVNILQIDGTDDHEHAVIRLEAEPYDEALRVLTAAGYHAMSEEVLVIRIEDQPGAIARIAARFREPQINISAIRFVRRDQGWATVILSTSDNAKARVLLADCLVNG comes from the coding sequence ATGAAAGAGATCCTCATCCTCGTTCCCGCCACCCGTCCCGGCATCCTCGCGGACATCACCGGCCTGCTCGCAGAACGCGGTGTGAACATCCTCCAGATCGATGGCACGGACGATCATGAGCACGCCGTCATCCGTCTCGAAGCCGAGCCGTATGACGAAGCTCTGCGCGTCCTCACCGCCGCCGGGTACCACGCCATGAGCGAGGAAGTCCTCGTCATCCGCATCGAAGACCAACCGGGTGCCATCGCCCGCATCGCCGCCCGTTTCCGCGAGCCGCAGATCAACATCAGCGCCATCCGCTTCGTCCGCCGCGACCAGGGCTGGGCCACGGTCATCCTCTCCACCAGCGACAATGCGAAGGCACGGGTGCTGCTCGCGGATTGTCTGGTGAACGGGTGA